One Brassica oleracea var. oleracea cultivar TO1000 chromosome C7, BOL, whole genome shotgun sequence genomic window carries:
- the LOC106304844 gene encoding uncharacterized protein LOC106304844, with translation MKTTKMLKRMFSFFIFLLFSFVTKNMAYLLSTNSRWIIDEKGERTKLACVNWPAHLQPAVAEGLSKQPVDAVAQKIVAMGFNCVRLTWPLDLATNVTLATNVTVRDSFQSLGLNTDISGFETNNPSMIDLPLIEAYQSVVTTLGKYNVMVILDNHLTKPGWCCGNDDGNGFFGDIFFDPATWISGLTYMATSFKDTSNVVGMSLRNELRGPKQNVDDWFKYMQQGAEAVHEANPYALVILSGFSYDTDLSFVQSIHVNLTFSGKLVFELHRYSFTNADIWSSKNPNDACGEILKIIDDGGGFILRDFPVFLSEFGIDLRGGNVNDNRYMGCILGWAAENDIDWSIWGLQGSYYIREGVVGMTEYYGVLDSDWISVRNNSFMQRLSLIQSTLQGPDPQPEVSNLIFHPLTGLCMLQSSLDPTKVNLGRCNQSQPWDYTTENTLKLKNIPLCLANTGPNAPVKLSETSCSIPSLSQWQPISASNMLLAAKSTNNSLCLDVDGDNNLVATNCKCVNGEDSSCDPMSQWFKIVKVNKANEDV, from the exons ATGAAGACAACAAAGATGCTAAAACGCATGTTTAGCTTCTTCATCTTCTTACTGTTCTCCTTTGTCACAAAAAACATGGCATATCTACTCTCTACAAACTCTCGTTGGATCATCGACGAAAAAGGAGAAAGAACGAAGCTGGCGTGTGTGAACTGGCCAGCGCATTTACAGCCTGCAGTGGCGGAAGGGCTTAGTAAGCAGCCGGTTGATGCCGTGGCCCAAAAGATAGTGGCAATGGGTTTCAATTGTGTTAGGTTAACTTGGCCACTTGACTTGGCTACAAATGTGACATTGGCTACTAATGTTACTGTGAGGGATTCTTTTCAAAGTCTTGGTCTTAACACTGACATTTCTGGTTTCGAAACTAATAACCCTTCCATGATTGATCTTCCACTCATTGAAGCTTACCAG AGTGTGGTGACGACGTTGGGAAAGTACAACGTGATGGTGATATTAGACAACCACTTGACCAAACCAGGGTGGTGCTGCGGCAACGACGACGGCAACGGTTTCTTTGGAGACATATTCTTTGACCCTGCCACATGGATCTCCGGTCTGACCTACATGGCCACTTCCTTCAAAGATACATCCAATGTCGTTGGTATGAGCCTCAGAAACGAACTTAGAGGACCTAAACAAAACGTCGACGATTGGTTCAA GTACATGCAACAAGGAGCCGAAGCAGTTCACGAAGCAAACCCTTACGCACTTGTAATCCTTTCTGGCTTTAGCTACGACACAGACCTCTCTTTTGTCCAATCGATACATGTAAACCTTACTTTCTCCGGTAAACTCGTCTTTGAGCTCCATCGATACTCTTTCACCAACGCTGATATATGGAGTTCTAAAAACCCTAACGACGCATGCGGCGAGATTCTAAAAATCATCGACGACGGAGGCGGTTTCATCCTCCGGGACTTCCCGGTGTTTCTTAGTGAGTTTGGAATCGATTTGAGAGGCGGAAACGTTAACGATAATCGGTATATGGGATGTATATTAGGTTGGGCGGCGGAAAATGACATTGATTGGTCGATTTGGGGACTTCAAGGAAGCTATTATATAAGAGAAGGTGTGGTAGGAATGACCGAGTACTACGGTGTCTTGGATTCAGATTGGATAAGTGTTCGAAACAACAGTTTCATGCAAAGATTGTCTCTGATTCAATCCACGCTTCAAG GACCGGATCCTCAACCCGAAGTTAGCAATCTTATTTTCCACCCGTTAACCGGACTTTGCATGCTACAATCTTCCTTAGATCCAACCAAGGTCAATCTCGGTCGATGCAATCAATCTCAACCATGGGACTACACTACTGAAAACACTTTGAAACTTAAAAACATACCTCTCTGCTTGGCGAACACCGGACCGAACGCACCGGTTAAGCTCAGTGAGACGAGTTGCTCGATCCCTAGTTTGTCGCAATGGCAACCCATCTCAGCCTCGAATATGCTCTTAGCTGCAAAGTCAACCAATAACTCGCTTTGTCTTGACGTAGATGGAGACAATAACCTCGTGGCTACCAACTGCAAGTGTGTGAACGGCGAAGACAGCTCGTGTGACCCGATGAGCCAGTGGTTTAAGATCGTTAAAGTCAATAAAGCAAATGAGGATGTATAA
- the LOC106301606 gene encoding uncharacterized protein LOC106301606: protein MERFFFISVFLLFPLFFIMNITFAFPLSTDSRWIVDDGNKGRRVKLTCVNWPSHLETAVAEGLSKQPLDSIGAKIVSMGFNCVRLTWPLYLATDESFSGIMTVRQSLRKLGLLEALSGFQANNPYILDLPLIKAFQEVVSSLGKNRLLVILDNHISQPGWCCNDNDGNGFFGDRYLNPQLWIRGLKNMATMFANVSNVVGMSLRNELRGPKQNIKDWYKYMREGAEAVHSVNPNILVIVSGLNYETDLSFLRDKPFEVTFRRKLVFEIHWYGFWSSWEGDNLNKICGRETENIMKMSGFLLEKGFPLFVSEFGIDQRGNNVNDNRFLSCFMALAADLDLDWALWTLAGSYYIREKTIGYDETYGVLDWSWSSIRNSTILQMISAIQSPFRGPGLMETHPKKIIFHPSTGLCIVRKSLFQLKLGSCDRSESFRLSSQRVLSLAEEKILCLKAYEKGKSVKLRLYFSESYCSRWKLLSESKMQLSSIKKNGESVCLDVDSDSNNIVTKSCKCLEGDASCDPKSQWFKVVTSMRSRFRANPFPRVSPHSKTFLQEPLSVF from the exons ATGGAAAGATTCTTCTTCATCTCTGTTTTTCTTCTATTTCCTCTGTTCTTCATCATGAACATCACTTTCGCCTTCCCTCTCTCCACGGACTCACGCTGGATCGTCGACGACGGCAACAAAGGACGGCGAGTGAAGCTCACGTGCGTCAACTGGCCGTCGCATCTTGAAACTGCGGTGGCGGAAGGTTTAAGCAAGCAGCCTTTGGATTCGATCGGGGCCAAGATCGTCTCAATGGGGTTCAATTGCGTTAGATTGACTTGGCCTCTCTACTTAGCCACCGATGAATCGTTCTCTGGAATTATGACTGTGAGGCAATCTCTTCGCAAGCTTGGTCTTCTTGAAGCTCTCTCTGGTTTTCAAGCTAATAATCCATACATTCTTGATCTCCCTCTCATCAAAGCTTTTCAG GAGGTGGTTTCTTCCCTTGGAAAGAACAGATTATTGGTGATCTTAGACAATCACATAAGCCAACCTGGTTGGTGTTGCAATGACAATGATGGAAACGGTTTTTTCGGCGATAGATATTTAAACCCTCAGCTTTGGATCAGAGGACTAAAGAACATGGCAACAATGTTTGCTAATGTTTCAAACGTGGTTGGTATGAGTCTAAGGAATGAGCTTAGAGGTCCAAAACAGAACATCAAAGACTGGTACAAGTACATGAGAGAAGGCGCTGAAGCAGTCCACTCTGTGAATCCGAACATTCTTGTCATTGTCTCCGGTTTAAACTACGAGACTGACTTATCTTTTCTCCGAGACAAACCGTTTGAAGTAACCTTCAGGAGGAAACTAGTGTTTGAGATCCATTGGTATGGGTTTTGGAGTTCTTGGGAAGGAGATAACTTGAACAAGATTTGCGGGAGAGAAACCGAAAACATCATGAAAATGTCAGGGTTTCTACTGGAGAAAGGGTTTCCATTGTTTGTGAGCGAGTTTGGGATTGATCAAAGAGGAAACAACGTGAATGACAATAGGTTTCTGAGTTGTTTTATGGCTTTAGCAGCGGATCTTGATCTAGATTGGGCGCTATGGACTCTTGCAGGAAGCTATTACATAAGAGAGAAAACTATTGGTTATGATGAAACCTATGGAGTTTTGGATTGGAGTTGGTCAAGTATAAGAAACTCAACAATTCTGCAGATGATTTCTGCTATACAGTCTCCTTTTAGAG GACCAGGTCTAATGGAAACACACCCCAAGAAAATAATATTCCATCCTTCAACTGGACTTTGCATCGTGAGGAAGTCACTGTTTCAACTTAAGCTAGGTTCTTGCGATCGATCAGAAAGCTTTAGACTTTCTTCTCAACGAGTTTTGTCACTAGCAGAAGAAAAAATATTGTGCTTAAAAGCTTATGAGAAAGGAAAGTCCGTGAAGCTGCGTCTGTATTTCTCAGAATCTTATTGTTCACGATGGAAACTTTTGTCCGAGTCAAAGATGCAGCTCTCGTCCATAAAAAAGAATGGAGAATCAGTTTGTCTGGATGTGGATTCGGATAGTAACAACATTGTGACGAAAAGCTGCAAATGTTTAGAAGGAGATGCGAGTTGCGATCCAAAAAGCCAGTGGTTTAAGGTTGTTACTAGCATGAGAAGTCGGTTTAGAGCAAACCCGTTTCCTCGAGTCAGTCCACACTCGAAGACATTTCTTCAGGAACCTTTATCAGTCTTTTAA